In Streptococcus mitis, the DNA window GTATGTATGATTATTTAGTTCGACAGGACAATGTCTCTAACCAAGAGTTGAAAAATGAAGCGATTCGAAAGGCTTATCATGAGAGAGCTGAGCAGGAACTAAGTAATGGTGGCTACAAAATTACTACAACGATCAATAAAAAAATCCATGCGGCCATGCAAAATGCAGTTGCTAACTATGGTCATTTGGTAGATGATTCGACTGGGCAGCCTGAAGTAGGGAATGTTTTGATGGACAATAAAACGGGGGCTGTTCTAGGCTTTGTTGGTGGTCGTAATTACCAGACTAACCAAAACAATCACGCCTTTGACACCAAGCGTTCACCAGCCTCTACAACCAAGCCTTTGCTGGCCTACGGAATTGCCATTGACCAAGGTTTGATGGGAAGTGCTAGCATATTGTCAAATTATCCTACAAATTTTGCAAATGGTAGTCCGATTGTGCATGGTAGTAGTAAAGGCACAGATATGGTCAATTTAGGTGATGCTTTAAACTATTCATGGAATATTCCAGCCTATTGGACCTATCGCATGCTTCGTGAAAAAGGTGTCGATGTTAAGAGCTATATGGAGAAAATGGGTTACGAGATTCCAGAGTACGGTATCGAAAGTCTGCCTATGGGCGGTGGTATTGAAGTTACAGTTGCCCAGCATACCAATGGTTATCAAACACTTGCTAATAACGGTGTCTACCATCAGAAACATGTGATTTCTAAGATTGAATCATCTGATGGCACAGTAATCTATGAATTCCAAGACAAACCAGTTCAAGTGTATTCGAAGGCAACAGCAACGATTATGCAGAGTTTGCTTCGTGAGGTGATTTCATCTCGGATCACTTCAAGTTTCCAAACGGACTTGGCTTCTATCAATTCAAGTTTAGCTCGTGCAGACTGGATTGGTAAGACTGGTACAACCAACGAGGATGAAAATATGTGGCTCATGCTTTCGACACCAAGATTGACTCTAGGTGGTTGGCTAGGTCATGATGACAACCGTCCAATGGCTAAGGGGGCTGGGCATTATCGAAATGCCAAATATATGGCCCACTTGGTCAATGCTATCCAACAGGCTGAGCCTGGTGTTTGGGGCAATGAACGCTTTAATCTTGATTCTAGTGTGACCCAGTCTCAGGTCCTCAGATCAACAGGGCAGAAGCCTGGCAAAGTATCCGTTAATGGAAGAACAGTGGATCTTTCAGGTTCTACTGTAACGAGCTATTGGGCTACCAAGACGGGAGCTCCTACGACAAGCTATCACTTTGCTATTGGAGGAAGTGAAGCAGATTACCAAAATGCTTGGTCAAGTATTATTGGTAGTTTCTCATCTACACCAAGCTCAAGTAGTAGCTCTAGCAGTACATCAAGTTCATCTTCAACACAATCAAATAGTAGAAGATAGAGCTATAAAATAAAAATCTTAAATAACGGTCTTGAATCTCGTTAAGTGAGAAGCAAGGCCGTTATTGTGCTCTTAAAGACAAACGATATTATAAAAATTGTTAGTAAAATGTCTAATATATATTGCAACTTAGATAATATTGCAGAGATTATTCGTAATTTTAGTATAGAAATTTACTGAAAGTGCAATTGTTTTGGATGTCCTAGTGTTTCAATGATATAGAAGAATATTCTCCATCTATCAGTAATATCATTTTTGTTTAGTCGTTTGATGTTAATCGAAAGTTCTTATGGAGTAGTGAAATTTCTCTTTGTTAAGGATGAAAGCAGACTAGCTTCTGCTTTTTTATCTATATTGCTTTACTGGTAAATAAAATAGTTAAAAAAATCACAAAAACACTTGAAGAAGCAAATGAAAAGGCTTACAATTATATTATAAACAGTACAAATAAAAAAGGAGGAGTGCTTTATGAAAGCCTATACTTATGTTAAACAAGGACTTGCTTCTTTTGTTGACGTTGACAAACCAGTGATTCGCAAGCCAACAGACGCTATTGTGCGTATCGTAAAAACTACTATTTGTGGAACAGACCTCCATATTATCAAAGGGGATGTTCCCGCTTGCCAAAGTGGTACCATTCTTGGTCACGAAGGGATTGGGATTGTTGAAGAAGTTGGAGAAGGAGTTTCGAATTTCAAAAAAGGCGACAAGGTCTTGATTTCTTGTGTTTGTGCCTGTGGTAAATGCTACTACTGTAAAAAAGGAATTTATGCCCACTGTGAAGACGAAGGGGGTTGGATTTTCGGTCACTTGATTGACGGTATGCAAGCTGAGTATCTACGTGTCCCTCATGCAGATAACACTCTTTACCATACTCCAGAAGACTTGTCAGATGAAGCCTTGGTTATGCTATCAGACATTTTGCCTACTGGGTATGAAATTGGTGTCTTGAAAGGAAAAGTAGAACCTGGTTGTAGCGTAGCCATTATCGGTTCAGGTCCAGTTGGATTGGCTGCTCTTTTGACAGCCCAATTCTATTCACCAGCTAAATTGATTATGGTGGACTTAGACGATAACCGCTTGGAAACTGCTGTATCATTTGGTGCGACTCATAAGATTAATTCTTCAGACCCTGAAAAAGCGATTAAAGAAATTTATGATTTGACAGATGGCCGCGGTGTGGACGTTGCCATCGAAGCTGTTGGTATTCCTGCAACATTTGATTTCTGTCAAAAGATTATTGGTGTAGACGGAACGGTTGCCAACTGTGGTGTACATGGTAAACCAGTTGAATTTGATTTGGACAAGCTTTGGATTCGCAACATCAATGTAACAACTGGTTTGGTATCTACAAATACAACTCCACAATTGTTGAAAGCTCTTGAAAGTCATAAGATTGAACCAGAAAAATTGGTAACTCATTATTTCAAACTCAGTGAAATTGAAAAAGCCTATGAAGTCTTCAGTAAGGCAGCAGACCACCATGCAATCAAGGTCATTATCGAAAACGATATCTCGGAAGCCTAGGTAGTAACAAGATTTTGGAACATAAGCAAATAGAAATTCAGTCATCATAAGATGGCTGGATTTTTTATCTGGAAATTAAGAAATGAGCATATTTCTTTTCTTGTCTGGCGGAATTGGTTATAATATACGGTACAAAGGAATGAATGAATATGTATCGTGTTATAGAAATGTACGGAGATTTTGAACCGTGGTGGTTCTTAGAAGGTTGGGAAGAAGATATTATAGCAAGTAGAAAATTTGACCAGTATTATGATGCTCTCAAATACTACAAAACTTGCTGGTTTAGATTGGAACAAGAATCTCCTCTTTATAAAAGTAGAAGTGACTTGATGACCATTTTTTGGGATCCGGAAGACCAACGCTGGTGTGATGAATGTGATGAATATTTACAACAATACCATTCTTTGGCCCTTTTGCAGGACGAGCAGGTCATCCCAGATGAAAAACTACGCCCAGGCTATGAAAAACAAACAGGTCAGGAAAGGCACCGTTCTTGCCGTATGAAATTAAAATAGAGAAAAAGTAACTTTTTTGGAGTTGCTTTTTTATTTTTTCCAACTCTTTGCGAATAGTATAGGTGAGGAGGTAAGTATGGTTCAAGAAATTGCACAAGAAATCATTCGTTCGGCTCGGAAAAAAGGGGCGCAGGATATTTATTTTGTTCCTAAGTTAGACGCTTATGAGCTTCATATGAGGGTAGGAGACGAGCGCTGTAAAATTGGTAGCTATGATTTTGAAAAGTTTGCGGCCGTTATCAGTCACTTTAAGTTTGTGGCGGGTATGAATGTGGGAGAAAAGCGACGTAGTCAACTTGGTTCTTGTGATTATGAATATGACCAGAAGATGGCGTCCTTACGTTTATCTACTGTAGGCGACTATCGAGGGCATGAGAGCTTAGTGATTCGCTTGTTGCATAATGAGGAGCAGGATTTGCATTTTTGGTTTCAGGATATCGAAGAACTGGGCAATCAGTACAGGCAACGTGGTCTCTATCTTTTTGCTGGTCCAGTCGGAAGTGGCAAGACAACCCTGATGCACGAATTAGCTAAATCTCTCTTTAAAGGACAGCAAGTCATGTCCATTGAAGATCCAGTCGAGATTAAGCAGGACGATATGCTCCAGTTGCAGTTGAATGAGGCGATAGGGCTTACCTATGAAAATCTCATCAAACTTTCCCTACGGCATCGTCCTGATCTCCTGATTATCGGAGAAATTAGGGACAGCGAAACGGCACGTGCAGTGGTTAGAGCTAGTTTGACAGGGGCGACAGTCTTTTCAACCATTCATGCCAAGAGTATTCGAGGTGTTTATGAGCGCCTGCTGGAGTTGGGTGTGAGTGAGGAGGAATTGGCAGTCGTTCTGCAAGGAGTCTGCTACCAGAGATTAATCGGGGGAGGAGGAATCGTTGACTTTGCCAACAAAGACTATCAAGAACACCAGCCAACTAGCTGGAATGAACAGGTTGACCAGCTTCTTAAAGATGGACATATCACAAGTCTTCAGGCTGAAACGGAAAAAATTAGCTACAGCTAAGCAAAAAAATATCATCACCTTGTTTAACAATCTCTTTTCCAGCGGTTTTCATCTGGTGGAGACCATCTCCTTTTTAGATAGGAGTGCCTTGTTGGATAAGCAGTGTGTGACCCAGATGCGTACAGGCTTGTCTCAGGGGAAATCATTCTCAGAAATGATGGAAAGTTTGGGTTTTTCAAGTGCCATTGTCACTCAGTTATCTCTAGCGGAAGTCCATGGAAATCTCCACCTGAGTTTGGGAAAGATAGAAGAATATCTAGACAATCTGGCCAAGGTCAAGAAAAAATTAATTGAAGTAGCGACCTATCCTTTGATTTTGCTGGGATTTCTTCTCTTAATCATGCTGGGGTTACGTAACTACCTACTACCACAACTGGATAGTAGCAATATTGCCACCCAAATTATTGGTAATCTGCCACAAATTTTTCTAGGAATGGTAGGTTTTGTTTCCATACTTGCCCTTTTAGCGCTAACTTTTTATAAAAGAAGTTCTAAGATGCGCGTCTTTTCTATCTTAGCACGCCTTCCTTTCTTTGGAATATTTGTTCAGACCTATTTGACAGCCTATTATGCGCGTGAGTGGGGGAATATGATTTCGCAGGGAATGGAGCTGACGCAGATTTTTCAGATCATGCAGGAACAAGGTTCTCGGCTCTTTAAAGAAATCGGTCAAAATCTGGCTCAAGCCCTACAAAATGGTCAGGAATTTTCTCAGACTATAGGAACCTATCCTTTCTTTAAAAAGGAGTTGAGTCTCATCATCGAGTATGGGGAAGTCAAGTCCAAGCTGGGGAGCGAGTTGGAAATCTATGCGGAAAAGACTTGGGAAGCCTTTTTTACCCGAGTCAATCGCACCATGAATCTGGTGCAGCCACTGGTCTTTATCTTTGTGGCTCTGATTATCGTTTTACTTTACGCGGCAATGCTCATGCCCATGTATCAAAATATGGAGGTAAATTTTTAAAATGAAAAAAATGATGACATTCTTGAAAAAAGCGAAAGTGAAGGCTTTCACGCTTGTGGAAATGTTGGTGGTCTTGCTCATCATCAGCGTGCTTCTCTTGCTCTTTGTACCTAATTTGACCAAGCAAAAAGAGGCGGTCAATGACAAAGGAAAAGCTGCTGTTGTTAAGGTAGTGGAAAGCCAGGCAGAACTTTATAGCTTAGATAAGAATGAAGATGCTAGCCTAAGTAAGTTACAAGCAGATGGGCGAATCACAGAAGAACAGGCTAAGGCTTATAAAGAATACCATGATAAAAACGGAGGAGCCAATCGTAAAGTCAATGATTAAGGCCTTTACCATGTTTGAAAGTCTCTTAGTTTTGGGACTTGTGAGTATCCTTGCCTTGGGCTTGTCCGGCTCTGTTCAGTCCACTTTTGCGGCGGTAGAGGAGCAGATTTTCTTTATGGAGTTTGAAGAACTCTATCGGGAAACCCAAAAACGCAGTGTAGCCAGTCAGCAAAAGACAAGTTTGAGCATAGA includes these proteins:
- the pbp1b gene encoding penicillin-binding protein PBP1B is translated as MQNQLNELKRKMLEFFQRVKSKINHKKSEKVSEVKKSDGTGGKVLAILGSILVAIKGILNTLFILGFIGGLFGAGVALGYGVALFDKAKVPQAEDLVKQVKNISSISEIVYADGSVIASIESDLLRTSVSSGEISDNLKKAIVATEDEHFLEHNGVVPKAVIRATLGTFAGLGSSSGGSTLTQQLIKQQVVGDAPTLARKATEIVDALALERSMSKDEILTTYLNVAPFGRNHKGQNIAGAQQAAEGIFGIDANKLSIPQAAFLAGLPQSPITYSPYENTGELKSDEDLELGLKRAKDVLYNMYRTGALTQEEYDQYKDYNLKQDFLPSGTVNVVSRDYLYFTAMAEATDRMYDYLVRQDNVSNQELKNEAIRKAYHERAEQELSNGGYKITTTINKKIHAAMQNAVANYGHLVDDSTGQPEVGNVLMDNKTGAVLGFVGGRNYQTNQNNHAFDTKRSPASTTKPLLAYGIAIDQGLMGSASILSNYPTNFANGSPIVHGSSKGTDMVNLGDALNYSWNIPAYWTYRMLREKGVDVKSYMEKMGYEIPEYGIESLPMGGGIEVTVAQHTNGYQTLANNGVYHQKHVISKIESSDGTVIYEFQDKPVQVYSKATATIMQSLLREVISSRITSSFQTDLASINSSLARADWIGKTGTTNEDENMWLMLSTPRLTLGGWLGHDDNRPMAKGAGHYRNAKYMAHLVNAIQQAEPGVWGNERFNLDSSVTQSQVLRSTGQKPGKVSVNGRTVDLSGSTVTSYWATKTGAPTTSYHFAIGGSEADYQNAWSSIIGSFSSTPSSSSSSSSTSSSSSTQSNSRR
- a CDS encoding zinc-dependent alcohol dehydrogenase family protein, translating into MKAYTYVKQGLASFVDVDKPVIRKPTDAIVRIVKTTICGTDLHIIKGDVPACQSGTILGHEGIGIVEEVGEGVSNFKKGDKVLISCVCACGKCYYCKKGIYAHCEDEGGWIFGHLIDGMQAEYLRVPHADNTLYHTPEDLSDEALVMLSDILPTGYEIGVLKGKVEPGCSVAIIGSGPVGLAALLTAQFYSPAKLIMVDLDDNRLETAVSFGATHKINSSDPEKAIKEIYDLTDGRGVDVAIEAVGIPATFDFCQKIIGVDGTVANCGVHGKPVEFDLDKLWIRNINVTTGLVSTNTTPQLLKALESHKIEPEKLVTHYFKLSEIEKAYEVFSKAADHHAIKVIIENDISEA
- a CDS encoding DUF1033 family protein, coding for MYRVIEMYGDFEPWWFLEGWEEDIIASRKFDQYYDALKYYKTCWFRLEQESPLYKSRSDLMTIFWDPEDQRWCDECDEYLQQYHSLALLQDEQVIPDEKLRPGYEKQTGQERHRSCRMKLK
- the comGA gene encoding competence type IV pilus ATPase ComGA, whose translation is MVQEIAQEIIRSARKKGAQDIYFVPKLDAYELHMRVGDERCKIGSYDFEKFAAVISHFKFVAGMNVGEKRRSQLGSCDYEYDQKMASLRLSTVGDYRGHESLVIRLLHNEEQDLHFWFQDIEELGNQYRQRGLYLFAGPVGSGKTTLMHELAKSLFKGQQVMSIEDPVEIKQDDMLQLQLNEAIGLTYENLIKLSLRHRPDLLIIGEIRDSETARAVVRASLTGATVFSTIHAKSIRGVYERLLELGVSEEELAVVLQGVCYQRLIGGGGIVDFANKDYQEHQPTSWNEQVDQLLKDGHITSLQAETEKISYS
- the comGB gene encoding competence type IV pilus assembly protein ComGB — encoded protein: MDISQVFRLKRKKLATAKQKNIITLFNNLFSSGFHLVETISFLDRSALLDKQCVTQMRTGLSQGKSFSEMMESLGFSSAIVTQLSLAEVHGNLHLSLGKIEEYLDNLAKVKKKLIEVATYPLILLGFLLLIMLGLRNYLLPQLDSSNIATQIIGNLPQIFLGMVGFVSILALLALTFYKRSSKMRVFSILARLPFFGIFVQTYLTAYYAREWGNMISQGMELTQIFQIMQEQGSRLFKEIGQNLAQALQNGQEFSQTIGTYPFFKKELSLIIEYGEVKSKLGSELEIYAEKTWEAFFTRVNRTMNLVQPLVFIFVALIIVLLYAAMLMPMYQNMEVNF
- the comGC gene encoding comG operon protein ComGC — translated: MKKMMTFLKKAKVKAFTLVEMLVVLLIISVLLLLFVPNLTKQKEAVNDKGKAAVVKVVESQAELYSLDKNEDASLSKLQADGRITEEQAKAYKEYHDKNGGANRKVND